The DNA segment GCGTTCCAAACTTCTGATTAAGGTTCTGTGCTGCTTCTGTGGAACGAGCGCACCCACAAACTGTATGCCCCAGCTCAATAAAATTTTCGGTCATGGCAAGACCCAGACCCCGGCTTACCCCTGTAATTACAATCAGTTTTTTCATAAGTCAGAGCAATTTTGGATTTTAGATTTGGGATTTTGGAATGGTCAGACGGCTAGACGCGATTAATCACATTTCTACGACCCCAAATTTAATTGTTCGCTAAGGGTGAATGGTGCCATCAGGCATCATTGCCCTTTGGAGTATCGTCCGCGTCAGGTTAGTGCCGGTGAGGTTCGCGCCAGTAAGATTAGCCTCACTGAGGTTCGCGCCGGAGAGATTAGCGCCCCGAAGGTTCACTTTGTTCAAATTAGCGCCAGTAAGGTTCGCCTTGCTGAGGTTCGCCCATCGGAAGTCAGCCTGAGTCATGTTAGCTTCGCTCAGGTTAGCTCTGAATAGATAAGCATCATTGAAGTGAGCCTCGATTAAGTTTGCTTTGTGCAGGTCAGCTTTGTAAAGGTAAGCTCCCAGTAGTTCAGCATTGTAAAGATTCGCATTGCTGAGATCGACAGCAATGAGGTTAGCTGCCATCAAGTTAGCTTCGCTGAGGTTCGTTCTAGCCAGCTTTGCTGCACCGAGATCGGCTTTGTGAAGGTTAGCGCTTCTGAGATCGGTGCCGATCAGGTTCGCATGACTTAGATTTGCTCTTCTTAGGTTAGCGCCTCTAAGGTCAGCCCCGATCAGG comes from the Coleofasciculus sp. FACHB-1120 genome and includes:
- a CDS encoding pentapeptide repeat-containing protein is translated as MANLEHLALLQNGAVKWIEWRRRNQQIEPDLSEANLRGVNLRGAILTGANLRRADLCNSLLIAANLSHATLSDANLHSASLMEANLSEANLSIANLSKANLSDADLGDANLIGADLRGANLRRANLSHANLIGTDLRSANLHKADLGAAKLARTNLSEANLMAANLIAVDLSNANLYNAELLGAYLYKADLHKANLIEAHFNDAYLFRANLSEANMTQADFRWANLSKANLTGANLNKVNLRGANLSGANLSEANLTGANLTGTNLTRTILQRAMMPDGTIHP